The proteins below come from a single Drosophila suzukii chromosome X, CBGP_Dsuzu_IsoJpt1.0, whole genome shotgun sequence genomic window:
- the LOC108019078 gene encoding uncharacterized protein translates to MPKHAPYTWRQPDFPGDGSDLSWQDPTLLVICQKADIQAAIQPLLGSLKQPFAPAQVASVFVHETMRTAFCDQVRSSMEPMHRQAASHAHYLRAVEMVDCLKAEMVCLLTPDDIRFRFKMSTASPMIVCEFDQSFFGGSRPTSVVTLHTFRHASELPRLLATERLPFASAAIWGPKMATVYEAALHLDLVVVYINCHGISLAPIREFLEEKQPHVVLARYHHFEVISHRAKHRAIVYPAKVIWEPEPEAPIRPSAGAQEKVKPPAEGKPVARRNGKGNPAVSHLKSLSKA, encoded by the coding sequence ATGCCGAAACACGCTCCCTACACTTGGCGCCAGCCGGACTTTCCCGGCGACGGCAGCGACCTGTCCTGGCAGGATCCCACCCTGCTGGTCATCTGCCAGAAGGCCGACATCCAGGCGGCCATCCAGCCGCTCCTGGGCTCCCTGAAGCAGCCCTTTGCCCCCGCCCAGGTGGCCAGCGTTTTTGTCCACGAGACGATGCGGACTGCCTTCTGCGACCAGGTGCGCTCCTCCATGGAACCCATGCACCGCCAGGCGgccagccacgcccactatctGAGGGCCGTCGAGATGGTCGACTGCCTGAAGGCGGAAATGGTCTGCCTGCTGACGCCGGACGACATCCGTTTCCGGTTCAAAATGTCCACCGCCTCGCCGATGATTGTGTGCGAGTTCGATCAGAGTTTTTTTGGAGGATCGCGTCCCACCTCGGTGGTCACGCTGCACACCTTTCGCCACGCCTCCGAGCTGCCCCGCCTACTGGCCACCGAACGGTTGCCCTTCGCGAGTGCCGCCATCTGGGGTCCCAAGATGGCCACCGTCTATGAGGCGGCCCTGCATCTGGACCTGGTCGTCGTCTACATCAATTGCCATGGCATCTCGCTGGCTCCCATCCGGGAGTTCCTCGAGGAGAAGCAGCCGCACGTGGTGCTGGCCAGGTACCATCACTTCGAGGTCATTTCGCATAGGGCCAAGCACCGGGCCATTGTCTATCCGGCCAAGGTCATCTGGGAGCCCGAGCCCGAGGCACCCATTCGCCCCTCGGCGGGAGCTCAGGAGAAGGTCAAGCCCCCGGCGGAGGGAAAACCGGTGGCCAGGAGGAATGGAAAAGGAAACCCCGCCGTATCCCATCTTAAGTCCTTGTCAAAAGCTTAA